A single region of the Bacteroides luhongzhouii genome encodes:
- a CDS encoding tetratricopeptide repeat protein, whose protein sequence is MKRVQMFLAGAFIAVGSLCAQSTDAEWQAEVAKLKGTIQTNPAQAAEEAEHLIKGKNKKNVELLVAIGNAYLDADKLPEAQEYATLARKANGKSALASVLEGNIAMKQKNGGLASQKYEEAIYFDPKCTEAYLKYADVYKSANANLAIEKLNQLKALEPSNTAVDKKLAEIYYLKNDFSKAVESYANFAMGPTATEEDLVKYAFALFLNHDFEKSLEVANMGLQKNVHHAAFNRLAMYNYTDLKRFDEAIKAANIFFNECEKADYSYLDYMYYGHLLESLKKYDDAVIQYEKAVKMEPTKTDLYKNISSAYEQKNDYKKAISAYQKYYSSLDKEKQTPDLQFQFGRLYYGAGTQPDSLTITVEERKQALMSADSVFHAIAEAAPDSYLGNFWRARANSALDPETTQGLAKPFYEEVAALLESKNDPHYNSALVECYSYLGYYYLLAIENPALKAEARANKDKSIEYWNKILAIDPANATAKRALDGIK, encoded by the coding sequence ATGAAACGAGTACAAATGTTTTTAGCTGGAGCGTTTATAGCAGTAGGGTCGCTCTGTGCGCAATCAACCGATGCCGAATGGCAGGCGGAAGTTGCAAAATTGAAAGGAACTATTCAGACGAATCCGGCACAGGCTGCTGAAGAAGCCGAACATCTGATTAAAGGAAAGAATAAAAAGAATGTGGAACTTTTGGTAGCTATCGGAAACGCATATCTGGATGCTGACAAACTTCCCGAAGCGCAAGAATATGCAACTCTTGCCAGAAAAGCGAATGGTAAATCAGCTCTTGCTTCTGTATTGGAGGGAAATATCGCCATGAAACAGAAAAACGGAGGTCTTGCTTCTCAAAAATATGAAGAGGCGATTTATTTCGATCCGAAATGTACGGAAGCTTATCTGAAATATGCAGATGTTTATAAGTCAGCCAATGCAAATCTTGCCATTGAAAAGCTGAACCAATTGAAGGCCCTGGAACCGTCCAACACAGCCGTAGACAAAAAACTAGCCGAGATTTATTATTTAAAAAATGATTTTAGCAAAGCGGTGGAATCTTATGCGAATTTTGCAATGGGACCTACTGCCACAGAAGAAGACTTAGTGAAGTATGCGTTTGCTTTATTTTTGAACCATGATTTTGAGAAATCGCTCGAAGTGGCTAATATGGGATTACAAAAGAATGTCCATCATGCTGCGTTCAATCGTCTGGCAATGTATAACTATACTGACTTGAAGCGTTTTGATGAAGCGATAAAAGCAGCGAACATCTTCTTCAATGAATGTGAAAAAGCCGATTATTCTTATTTGGATTATATGTATTATGGACACTTGTTGGAAAGTCTGAAAAAATATGATGACGCAGTAATACAATATGAGAAAGCGGTGAAGATGGAGCCGACAAAGACGGATTTATATAAAAATATCTCTTCAGCTTACGAACAGAAAAATGATTATAAAAAAGCAATCAGTGCTTACCAGAAATATTATTCATCTCTTGATAAAGAAAAACAGACTCCGGACTTACAATTCCAGTTTGGTAGACTTTATTACGGTGCTGGTACGCAACCTGATTCATTGACAATCACTGTTGAAGAACGCAAGCAGGCATTGATGTCCGCTGATTCTGTTTTCCATGCAATTGCGGAAGCAGCACCGGACAGCTATTTGGGTAACTTCTGGAGAGCACGTGCCAATTCCGCACTTGACCCTGAAACCACTCAAGGACTTGCGAAACCTTTCTATGAGGAAGTGGCTGCTTTATTGGAAAGCAAAAACGATCCTCATTACAATTCAGCTTTGGTTGAATGCTACAGTTATCTTGGATATTACTATTTGTTAGCGATCGAGAATCCGGCATTGAAGGCCGAAGCAAGGGCTAATAAAGATAAATCCATAGAATACTGGAATAAAATTCTGGCTATAGACCCCGCTAATGCTACTGCTAAAAGGGCATTGGACGGCATCAAATAG